From Bacillus pumilus, one genomic window encodes:
- a CDS encoding N-acetyltransferase encodes MAQVKRLLINYKTLEEFKQFKEYGIQELSMLEDLESNMIENDSNSPFYGIYFGDKLVARMSLYQVDGSTTTYFNHNHDYLELWKLEVLPGYQRKGYGEALVEFAKSFGLPIRTNPRVKSAGFWDKMGFEAVKYDMERDKGENPLIWEPAHIQKNTGESA; translated from the coding sequence ATGGCACAAGTAAAACGACTTCTAATTAATTACAAAACTTTAGAGGAATTTAAACAATTTAAGGAATACGGCATACAAGAGCTATCCATGCTTGAAGACCTTGAAAGCAATATGATTGAAAATGACAGCAACTCTCCATTTTACGGGATTTATTTTGGAGATAAGCTAGTGGCACGTATGAGCCTTTATCAAGTGGACGGCTCAACGACAACGTATTTTAACCACAACCATGATTATTTAGAGCTGTGGAAGCTGGAAGTGCTTCCTGGGTATCAGCGCAAAGGGTACGGCGAAGCACTTGTTGAATTCGCCAAATCGTTCGGGTTGCCAATTCGGACCAATCCGCGCGTCAAATCAGCCGGTTTTTGGGATAAAATGGGCTTTGAAGCAGTAAAATATGATATGGAGCGCGATAAGGGTGAAAATCCACTCATCTGGGAGCCCGCTCATATTCAAAAAAATACAGGTGAATCCGCTTAA
- a CDS encoding 2-dehydropantoate 2-reductase, with the protein MNIGIIGGGAIGLLCASYLSQHHDITVITRRKEQAEEIRASGIQRTVKGETCQAAVHAQTGITGVFDLLIVTVKYHHLQDVLDELTTLPRQRILFLQNGMAHLLDLENWKTAHSLYIGVVEHGAMKMSDHAVDHTGIGVIKWGAFQHEEAADIKNALNETSSHFQMIYTDEWKKVLEEKLLVNVCINPLTALLHVRNGELIANPSYEYMMKCAFEEAVSILGLSEKERLWPYVISICEKTAANQSSMLQDIVKGRQTERKAIVGYLLKKAQAQEILAPHLTFFYRSLEVLEKKQTKSFE; encoded by the coding sequence TTGAACATTGGAATCATTGGCGGCGGTGCGATTGGTCTGCTTTGTGCTAGTTATTTATCACAGCATCATGACATCACGGTCATTACAAGAAGAAAAGAGCAGGCAGAAGAGATTCGAGCATCAGGCATTCAGCGAACAGTAAAAGGAGAAACATGTCAGGCGGCTGTTCATGCACAGACAGGAATAACAGGAGTATTTGATTTGCTCATCGTGACGGTGAAATATCATCATTTGCAAGATGTGCTCGATGAACTAACGACATTACCTCGTCAGCGTATCTTATTTTTACAGAACGGAATGGCTCACTTATTAGATTTGGAGAATTGGAAAACGGCACATTCATTATATATAGGTGTGGTAGAGCACGGGGCTATGAAGATGTCAGATCATGCAGTGGACCATACAGGTATCGGTGTTATCAAGTGGGGGGCATTTCAGCATGAGGAAGCAGCTGATATAAAAAATGCATTGAATGAGACATCATCTCATTTTCAAATGATCTATACGGATGAATGGAAAAAGGTGCTGGAGGAAAAACTGCTTGTCAATGTCTGTATTAACCCGCTGACAGCTTTGCTGCATGTGAGAAACGGGGAATTGATCGCAAACCCCTCATATGAATACATGATGAAATGTGCATTTGAAGAAGCGGTATCCATCTTGGGCTTGTCTGAAAAAGAGCGGCTCTGGCCTTATGTCATCTCTATTTGTGAGAAAACGGCTGCTAATCAGTCGTCTATGCTTCAAGATATAGTGAAAGGCCGCCAAACCGAAAGAAAAGCCATCGTTGGCTATCTTTTAAAAAAGGCTCAAGCTCAAGAGATTCTGGCGCCACATCTCACTTTCTTTTATCGAAGCTTGGAAGTATTGGAAAAAAAGCAAACAAAATCTTTTGAGTGA
- the bshC gene encoding bacillithiol biosynthesis cysteine-adding enzyme BshC, protein MQLTELSIRSQNLFIRDYIEEKKEMTTFFDYDIHSEHTWKKRYDDLMEMSFPREALADYMSAYHAKFESEAMRQNIEKIRDERSVMVVGGQQAGLLTGPLYTIHKIISIIQFAKEKETELGVPVIPVFWVAGEDHDVDEINFVYTSGEKGPVKQKLPLHNVKKAAAKRIPLDQEKTEKWLRDVFSTYEESAYTNDLLDQLLRCLRKSQTFTDFFEWIVSDLFEEDGLLLFNSGDLGVKPLERALFKHIVETNDAVTARLKDTQAAMKRAGYQPIIEAGDSQANLFYEYDEERFLIEKENGRFSISEVGLTWTKEELLQEVEEHPERFSNNVVTRPLMQETLLPTLAFMAGYGEVNYWGELKGIFEHFKLKMAPVLPRLHVTILERHINKKLPVRELSVEEVLTSGVNEKKEAHFQQSLPDSFVQAVQQAKRELANAHGVMRQEALEIEPNFEQLLDKNAKFIEDQLQFVYQKVAQRVEEKEGYILRDFERIENSLKPLDAPQERIWNIMYFLNKYGPEFFKTFKNLPFSFQNKQQIVKL, encoded by the coding sequence ATGCAATTGACTGAACTTTCCATCCGAAGTCAGAATTTATTCATACGTGATTATATAGAAGAAAAAAAAGAGATGACGACTTTTTTTGATTATGATATACATTCTGAGCACACATGGAAAAAGAGATACGACGATCTCATGGAAATGAGCTTCCCGCGCGAGGCTTTAGCGGATTATATGAGCGCATACCATGCAAAGTTTGAATCGGAAGCGATGCGTCAGAACATTGAAAAGATCCGTGATGAACGGAGTGTCATGGTGGTTGGAGGACAGCAGGCTGGTCTATTAACAGGACCGCTTTATACCATACATAAAATCATATCCATCATTCAGTTTGCAAAAGAAAAAGAAACAGAGCTTGGGGTCCCTGTGATTCCGGTCTTTTGGGTAGCCGGTGAGGATCATGACGTAGATGAAATTAATTTTGTATACACGTCTGGCGAAAAAGGACCAGTGAAACAAAAGCTGCCATTACATAACGTCAAAAAAGCGGCTGCGAAAAGAATCCCGCTTGATCAAGAAAAAACCGAGAAATGGCTCCGTGATGTGTTTTCAACATATGAAGAATCTGCGTATACCAATGACTTGCTCGATCAGCTTCTTCGATGTTTACGCAAATCACAAACCTTTACTGATTTCTTTGAATGGATTGTAAGTGACCTCTTTGAAGAAGATGGGCTGCTTTTATTTAATTCAGGCGACTTAGGTGTCAAACCGCTTGAGCGTGCGTTATTCAAGCACATTGTCGAGACAAATGATGCAGTCACTGCTCGCTTAAAAGACACGCAGGCCGCCATGAAACGAGCAGGATATCAGCCGATCATTGAAGCTGGTGACAGTCAGGCAAACCTATTTTACGAATATGATGAGGAACGTTTCCTAATTGAGAAAGAGAACGGCCGGTTTTCTATATCAGAAGTGGGGCTTACATGGACAAAGGAAGAGCTTCTGCAGGAAGTTGAGGAGCACCCAGAACGGTTTAGCAACAATGTGGTGACGCGTCCCTTGATGCAGGAAACCCTTCTCCCAACACTTGCTTTTATGGCAGGATACGGTGAGGTTAACTATTGGGGAGAACTGAAAGGAATCTTTGAGCATTTTAAATTGAAGATGGCGCCTGTTCTTCCAAGACTGCATGTGACCATTCTTGAAAGACACATCAACAAGAAACTGCCGGTTAGAGAACTGTCGGTAGAAGAAGTGCTGACAAGCGGAGTGAATGAAAAGAAAGAAGCGCACTTTCAGCAAAGTCTTCCGGACAGCTTTGTTCAAGCAGTTCAACAGGCTAAACGTGAATTAGCGAATGCTCATGGTGTGATGAGACAAGAAGCACTGGAGATTGAACCAAACTTCGAGCAGCTGCTAGATAAAAATGCCAAATTTATCGAAGACCAGCTTCAATTTGTTTATCAAAAGGTGGCGCAGCGTGTGGAAGAGAAGGAAGGATATATCCTTCGGGACTTTGAACGGATTGAAAATAGTTTAAAACCACTGGACGCCCCGCAAGAAAGAATTTGGAATATCATGTATTTTTTAAACAAATATGGACCAGAATTCTTCAAAACGTTCAAAAATCTGCCATTTTCATTTCAAAACAAGCAACAAATTGTCAAACTTTGA
- the mraZ gene encoding division/cell wall cluster transcriptional repressor MraZ — protein MFMGEYQHTIDTKGRMIIPAKFRDGLGEQFVLTRGLDQCLFGYPMSEWKLIEEKLKALPLTKKDARAFTRFFFSGAVECDLDKQGRINIASNLLQYAKLEKECVVIGVSNRIELWSKSIWEQYTEEQEDSFAEIAENMIGFDI, from the coding sequence ATGTTCATGGGTGAATACCAGCATACGATTGATACAAAAGGGCGCATGATCATCCCTGCTAAATTTAGAGACGGTCTCGGAGAACAGTTTGTGCTGACGAGAGGGCTTGATCAATGTTTATTTGGCTACCCTATGAGTGAGTGGAAACTAATCGAAGAGAAACTCAAAGCACTACCGCTAACGAAAAAAGATGCACGTGCGTTTACCCGGTTCTTCTTCTCTGGCGCAGTCGAATGCGATCTGGACAAGCAGGGGCGTATAAACATCGCATCAAACCTACTCCAATATGCAAAACTCGAAAAAGAATGTGTGGTCATCGGCGTTTCAAATCGAATTGAGTTGTGGAGTAAGTCGATCTGGGAACAATATACAGAAGAGCAAGAAGATTCTTTTGCTGAAATTGCTGAAAACATGATTGGATTTGATATATAA
- the rsmH gene encoding 16S rRNA (cytosine(1402)-N(4))-methyltransferase RsmH: MFQHETVLLKETVDGLNVKEDGTYVDCTLGGAGHSSYLLSQLSEKGTLIGFDQDDAALDHAREKLADAKANILFIKSNFRYLKERLNEQGITSVDGVIFDLGVSSPQLDTPERGFSYHHDAPLDMRMDQSAALSAKKVVNEWPFEDLVRIFYKYGEEKFSKQIARKIEEARKKAPIETTGELVDIIKEGIPAPARRTGGHPAKRVFQAIRIAVNDELKVFEEALEQAIELLNPKGRISVITFHSLEDRICKSTFREMSSLPELPHGLPVIPEGLEPKLKLITRKPIVASEQELEHNNRARSAKLRIAEKK, from the coding sequence ATGTTTCAACATGAGACAGTATTATTAAAAGAAACAGTTGACGGTTTAAACGTAAAAGAAGACGGTACATATGTGGACTGCACGCTGGGCGGAGCAGGTCATAGCTCATATTTACTATCTCAATTATCAGAAAAAGGAACATTGATTGGATTTGACCAAGACGATGCTGCACTGGATCATGCACGAGAGAAGCTCGCGGATGCTAAAGCGAACATTCTTTTCATAAAAAGTAACTTCCGATATTTAAAAGAACGTCTGAATGAACAAGGTATTACAAGCGTAGACGGTGTGATTTTTGACCTTGGGGTTTCATCTCCTCAGCTCGACACACCAGAGAGAGGCTTTAGTTATCACCATGATGCACCTCTTGACATGCGAATGGATCAATCAGCCGCATTGTCGGCAAAAAAAGTGGTGAATGAATGGCCATTTGAAGATCTAGTTCGGATTTTCTACAAATATGGGGAAGAAAAATTCAGCAAGCAAATCGCACGCAAAATTGAAGAAGCAAGAAAAAAAGCGCCAATTGAAACAACGGGTGAGCTTGTCGACATTATCAAAGAAGGAATTCCGGCACCTGCAAGACGAACTGGCGGACATCCAGCGAAAAGAGTGTTTCAAGCGATCCGAATTGCCGTAAATGATGAATTGAAAGTATTTGAAGAAGCACTAGAACAAGCAATAGAGTTACTCAATCCGAAGGGGAGAATTTCTGTCATTACATTCCATTCACTTGAAGACCGGATTTGTAAAAGTACATTTAGAGAAATGTCTTCTCTTCCAGAACTTCCGCACGGACTACCAGTGATTCCAGAAGGACTTGAACCAAAGCTGAAGCTGATCACGAGAAAACCGATCGTTGCATCAGAACAAGAGCTGGAACATAACAACCGTGCCCGTTCAGCGAAGCTCCGAATTGCAGAAAAAAAGTAA
- the ftsL gene encoding cell division protein FtsL, protein MSNLAYQREVKQHQTEQQGQSVVIKRRGSITLGEKILLVMFVMALMCSSILIISKAFAVYHANIEVQKLEQQVSLESKKITELQKEKDLLSEPERIIEAAKKAGLSISKDVKKVD, encoded by the coding sequence ATGAGTAATTTGGCTTATCAAAGAGAAGTGAAGCAACATCAAACAGAGCAGCAAGGCCAATCGGTTGTCATTAAAAGAAGAGGTTCTATCACACTTGGTGAAAAAATCTTACTTGTCATGTTTGTCATGGCTCTTATGTGCAGCTCCATTCTCATCATTTCTAAAGCCTTTGCTGTCTATCACGCCAATATTGAAGTGCAGAAATTAGAACAGCAAGTATCTTTAGAATCGAAGAAGATCACTGAGCTTCAAAAGGAAAAAGACTTGCTGAGTGAACCAGAAAGAATCATCGAAGCCGCGAAAAAAGCAGGCTTGAGCATATCGAAAGATGTTAAGAAGGTCGATTAA
- a CDS encoding penicillin-binding protein has translation MPKKNKMMNRGAAIASICFALFFFIILSRFIYIQITGTVDGQVLAAKANEQYQSKKTLEAKRGSILDRNGNVIAEDTSVYKLIAVMSKKMTVDPKHPMHVVDKEKTAKELSKVIDMSESEILKRLNTKDAFQVEFGKAGKDISFSTKEKIEKLKLPGVAFEKDTKRYYPNGMFASNLIGYARLDEATKDMSGAMGLEKALNKYLKEKDGYVTYNSDRSGWALPNSKEDIVAPKDGKNVTLTIDQKIQAFLEESMTQVAKKYKPKKIIATVVDPKTGKVLAMGQRPSFNLNELNITNYNNDVISYAFEPGSTMKIFTLAAAIQEGVYQGSDKYQSGTYKVGGGLVRDHNNGNGWGKIDFHQGVLRSSNVAFAKLAKEKLGFTRYEQYLQKFHFYDKTGIDLPNEASSKINYRYEYDKASTAYGQASAITPIQQIEAATAIANGGTMMKPYVIDHITDPNTNKTILQHEPTAAGKPISSDTAKQVRDILGEVVSSKIGTGQPYQIKGFDVAGKTGTGQIGGAGGYLQGRNDYVFSFMGMAPKDDPKLLVYVAVQQPQLSETETGSAPVSQIFNPVMKNSLLYLNIAPTKTDDKKSGEQKVKQETMPSFLDLEVKQAETEAKNKHLAPVVIGDGLSIKRQWPSAGSEFSESQKVFLKTAGKTIKMPDMTGWSRREVLQYASISGVHIETNGQGYAVKQSVKSGAEISDKVVTVTFKSPN, from the coding sequence ATGCCTAAAAAGAATAAAATGATGAACAGAGGCGCGGCAATTGCAAGTATTTGCTTCGCCCTGTTTTTCTTTATCATCCTATCACGTTTTATCTATATTCAGATTACAGGAACGGTTGATGGACAAGTGTTAGCCGCCAAGGCTAATGAACAATATCAATCGAAGAAAACACTTGAAGCCAAAAGAGGGTCTATTTTAGACCGGAATGGAAATGTGATTGCTGAGGATACATCTGTGTATAAGCTCATTGCGGTCATGAGCAAGAAAATGACAGTGGACCCTAAGCACCCAATGCATGTCGTCGATAAAGAAAAGACGGCAAAAGAGCTCTCAAAAGTTATCGATATGAGTGAAAGCGAAATTTTAAAGCGTCTCAATACAAAAGATGCATTCCAAGTTGAGTTTGGTAAAGCGGGGAAAGATATTAGTTTTTCAACGAAGGAAAAAATTGAAAAGCTAAAGCTTCCAGGGGTCGCATTTGAAAAAGACACGAAGCGATATTATCCAAACGGCATGTTTGCTTCTAACCTGATCGGTTATGCCAGATTAGATGAGGCGACAAAGGACATGTCAGGTGCAATGGGACTTGAGAAGGCACTGAACAAATATTTAAAAGAAAAAGACGGCTATGTGACATATAACAGTGACAGAAGCGGATGGGCCTTGCCGAATAGTAAAGAAGACATTGTCGCCCCGAAAGACGGGAAAAATGTCACGCTGACCATCGATCAAAAAATTCAAGCGTTTCTTGAAGAAAGTATGACGCAGGTTGCCAAAAAGTATAAGCCGAAGAAAATCATTGCCACAGTCGTTGATCCGAAAACTGGAAAGGTTCTCGCGATGGGGCAGCGGCCAAGCTTTAATTTAAATGAACTAAACATTACGAATTATAACAATGATGTCATTTCATATGCGTTTGAACCAGGTTCGACGATGAAGATCTTTACCCTCGCTGCGGCGATCCAAGAAGGGGTCTATCAAGGCAGTGACAAATATCAATCTGGTACTTATAAAGTAGGCGGCGGCCTTGTGAGAGACCACAACAACGGAAATGGCTGGGGGAAAATTGACTTTCATCAAGGGGTTCTCCGCTCATCAAACGTGGCCTTTGCAAAGCTGGCGAAAGAAAAACTAGGCTTCACACGATACGAACAATATTTGCAGAAGTTCCATTTCTATGACAAAACGGGGATTGACTTGCCGAACGAAGCGTCTAGCAAAATCAATTATAGATACGAATATGACAAAGCATCGACGGCTTATGGTCAAGCGTCAGCCATCACACCGATTCAACAAATCGAAGCAGCCACAGCGATAGCAAACGGCGGAACAATGATGAAGCCATATGTCATTGACCATATTACAGACCCGAATACAAACAAAACGATTTTGCAGCACGAACCAACAGCAGCAGGAAAACCGATTTCATCTGATACAGCGAAGCAAGTTCGCGACATTTTAGGTGAGGTTGTTTCCTCAAAAATTGGAACAGGTCAGCCTTACCAAATCAAAGGATTCGACGTTGCTGGAAAAACAGGAACGGGGCAAATTGGGGGTGCCGGCGGTTACCTCCAAGGAAGAAACGATTACGTCTTTTCATTTATGGGAATGGCGCCAAAAGATGATCCGAAGCTGCTTGTTTATGTAGCTGTACAGCAGCCGCAGCTGTCTGAAACAGAAACAGGGTCTGCCCCGGTTTCTCAAATCTTTAACCCTGTGATGAAAAATAGTCTGCTATATTTAAATATTGCACCAACAAAAACAGACGATAAAAAATCAGGCGAACAAAAAGTGAAACAAGAAACGATGCCTTCATTCCTTGATTTAGAAGTGAAGCAGGCAGAAACAGAAGCCAAAAATAAACACTTAGCGCCTGTTGTCATCGGCGACGGCCTGTCTATTAAACGCCAGTGGCCGAGTGCGGGCTCTGAATTCTCTGAAAGCCAGAAAGTCTTCTTGAAAACAGCAGGGAAAACCATTAAGATGCCTGACATGACAGGCTGGTCCAGAAGGGAAGTCCTTCAATATGCTTCGATTTCCGGTGTGCATATAGAAACAAATGGACAAGGATATGCTGTAAAACAAAGTGTCAAAAGTGGAGCGGAGATTTCAGACAAAGTCGTCACTGTGACATTTAAAAGCCCAAATTAA